A single Xiphias gladius isolate SHS-SW01 ecotype Sanya breed wild chromosome 18, ASM1685928v1, whole genome shotgun sequence DNA region contains:
- the si:ch73-206d17.1 gene encoding tyrosine-protein kinase STYK1 isoform X3, with product MDANCSSTDPSLPACREASPGPLAVVIIPCLLALGTVSVVALIFYSLHKNQRRAGRASSQLANGQRRPPPTAASVSAPKAQRALRPWEIPEECVLEGLQWWRTGRYGPVYKGLLRRRDGPSSAVVVKSLRDGPNHPEAKEFVEWLLFHAAVCKHENVVQMLHCQTERPPMYLVLSACSPGNLLHFLWTLRNKNPNTADPLQNFSERSVFLVAKQVAAGLDYLVSEHRLVHGDVAARNILIGPGLSARVSGLGAAFGGRAADSAIRRRAAEVPLKWQAPERIMMRLSIDRSDVWSFGILLYELVTLGSPPYPELEPLSVLPKLRGYYRMKRPGNCGTHLYDLMKYCWMWSFKDRPAFSAVAKLLESSLHLAAVKPLHVPEVIDLLEYSRKAGLLP from the exons ATGGACgcaaactgcagcagcactgaCCCTTCGCTCCCCGCGTGCC GTGAGGCGTCGCCGGGTCCGCTGGCCGTGGTCATCATCCCTTGTCTGTTGGCGCTCGGCACGGTTTCGGTGGTGGCTCTGATTTTCTACAGCCTCCACAAGAACCAACGGAGAGCAGGCCGCGCCTCGTCTCAGCTCGCAAACG GCCAGCGGAGACCACCCCCGACTGCCGCCTCTGTAAGCGCTCCAAAGGCCCAGCGGGCTCTGCGTCCCTGGGAGATCCCCGAGGAGTGTGTTCTCGAGGGACTCCAATGGTGGCGGACGGGCCGCTACGGCCCCGTTTATAAAGGTCTGCTGCGGAGGAGAGACGGTCCCTCCTCCGCCGTGGTGGTGAAGTCCCTTCGAG ATGGCCCCAACCACCCGGAAGCTAAGGAGTTCGTGGAGTGGCTCCTGTTCCACGCCGCCGTGTGTAAGCACGAGAATGTGGTGCAGATGTTGCACTGCCAGACCGAGCGTCCGCCCATGTATCTGGTCTTGAGCGCCTGCAGCCCTGGGAACCTCCTTCACTTCCTCTGGACGCTCCGAAAT AAGAATCCTAACACTGCGGATCCACTGCAGAACTTCTCCGAGAGGTCAGTGTTTCTGGTGGCAAAGCAGGTTGCAGCCGGCCTG GATTACCTGGTGTCAGAGCACAGGCTGGTGCACGGCGATGTTGCCGCCAGGAACATCTTAATTGGCCCCGGCCTCTCAGCCCGGGTGTCTGGGCTGGGCGCAGCGTTTGGCGGACGCGCAGCGGACTCCGCAATTAGGCGGAGGGCGGCGGAGGTGCCGCTCAAATGGCAGGCTCCAGAGAGGATTATGATGCGGCTCAGCATCGACAGGAGCGACGT GTGGTCGTTTGGAATCCTACTGTATGAACTGGTTACCTTAG GCTCACCTCCGTACCCTGAGCTAGAGCCTCTGTCCGTCCTTCCAAAGCTTCGGGGGTATTATCGAATGAAGAGACCAGGGAATTGCGGAACACATTT GTATGACCTGATGAAGTACTGCTGGATGTGGAGTTTCAAAGACCGACCCGCCTTCTCAGCCGTCGCGAAGCTGCTGGAGTCCTCACTGCACCTGGCGGCCGTTAAGCCCCTTCACGTTCCTGAGGTCATAGACCTGCTGGAGTATAGCCGAAAGGCGGGACTGCTCCCGTAA
- the si:ch73-206d17.1 gene encoding tyrosine-protein kinase STYK1 isoform X1 — protein sequence MFNHTPRRPNPPPQWHCDGPVPSPLLHSLRLTQVYTVTRCAEPGPSLTRCSGEASPGPLAVVIIPCLLALGTVSVVALIFYSLHKNQRRAGRASSQLANGQRRPPPTAASVSAPKAQRALRPWEIPEECVLEGLQWWRTGRYGPVYKGLLRRRDGPSSAVVVKSLRDGPNHPEAKEFVEWLLFHAAVCKHENVVQMLHCQTERPPMYLVLSACSPGNLLHFLWTLRNKNPNTADPLQNFSERSVFLVAKQVAAGLDYLVSEHRLVHGDVAARNILIGPGLSARVSGLGAAFGGRAADSAIRRRAAEVPLKWQAPERIMMRLSIDRSDVWSFGILLYELVTLGSPPYPELEPLSVLPKLRGYYRMKRPGNCGTHLYDLMKYCWMWSFKDRPAFSAVAKLLESSLHLAAVKPLHVPEVIDLLEYSRKAGLLP from the exons ATGTTTAACCATACACCTCGCAGGccaaatccccccccccaatggCATTGTGATGGCCCCGTCCCTTCGCCCCTCTTACACTCGTTGAGACTGACACAAGTATACACGGTGACCAGATGCGCCGAACCCGGTCCCTCTCTCACTCGCTGCTCAGGTGAGGCGTCGCCGGGTCCGCTGGCCGTGGTCATCATCCCTTGTCTGTTGGCGCTCGGCACGGTTTCGGTGGTGGCTCTGATTTTCTACAGCCTCCACAAGAACCAACGGAGAGCAGGCCGCGCCTCGTCTCAGCTCGCAAACG GCCAGCGGAGACCACCCCCGACTGCCGCCTCTGTAAGCGCTCCAAAGGCCCAGCGGGCTCTGCGTCCCTGGGAGATCCCCGAGGAGTGTGTTCTCGAGGGACTCCAATGGTGGCGGACGGGCCGCTACGGCCCCGTTTATAAAGGTCTGCTGCGGAGGAGAGACGGTCCCTCCTCCGCCGTGGTGGTGAAGTCCCTTCGAG ATGGCCCCAACCACCCGGAAGCTAAGGAGTTCGTGGAGTGGCTCCTGTTCCACGCCGCCGTGTGTAAGCACGAGAATGTGGTGCAGATGTTGCACTGCCAGACCGAGCGTCCGCCCATGTATCTGGTCTTGAGCGCCTGCAGCCCTGGGAACCTCCTTCACTTCCTCTGGACGCTCCGAAAT AAGAATCCTAACACTGCGGATCCACTGCAGAACTTCTCCGAGAGGTCAGTGTTTCTGGTGGCAAAGCAGGTTGCAGCCGGCCTG GATTACCTGGTGTCAGAGCACAGGCTGGTGCACGGCGATGTTGCCGCCAGGAACATCTTAATTGGCCCCGGCCTCTCAGCCCGGGTGTCTGGGCTGGGCGCAGCGTTTGGCGGACGCGCAGCGGACTCCGCAATTAGGCGGAGGGCGGCGGAGGTGCCGCTCAAATGGCAGGCTCCAGAGAGGATTATGATGCGGCTCAGCATCGACAGGAGCGACGT GTGGTCGTTTGGAATCCTACTGTATGAACTGGTTACCTTAG GCTCACCTCCGTACCCTGAGCTAGAGCCTCTGTCCGTCCTTCCAAAGCTTCGGGGGTATTATCGAATGAAGAGACCAGGGAATTGCGGAACACATTT GTATGACCTGATGAAGTACTGCTGGATGTGGAGTTTCAAAGACCGACCCGCCTTCTCAGCCGTCGCGAAGCTGCTGGAGTCCTCACTGCACCTGGCGGCCGTTAAGCCCCTTCACGTTCCTGAGGTCATAGACCTGCTGGAGTATAGCCGAAAGGCGGGACTGCTCCCGTAA
- the si:ch73-206d17.1 gene encoding tyrosine-protein kinase STYK1 isoform X2, with amino-acid sequence MFNHTPRRPNPPPQWHCDGPVPSPLLHSLRLTQVYTVTRCAEPGPSLTRCSGEASPGPLAVVIIPCLLALGTVSVVALIFYSLHKNQRRAGRASSQLANGQRRPPPTAASVSAPKAQRALRPWEIPEECVLEGLQWWRTGRYGPVYKGLLRRRDGPSSAVVVKSLRDGPNHPEAKEFVEWLLFHAAVCKHENVVQMLHCQTERPPMYLVLSACSPGNLLHFLWTLRNNPNTADPLQNFSERSVFLVAKQVAAGLDYLVSEHRLVHGDVAARNILIGPGLSARVSGLGAAFGGRAADSAIRRRAAEVPLKWQAPERIMMRLSIDRSDVWSFGILLYELVTLGSPPYPELEPLSVLPKLRGYYRMKRPGNCGTHLYDLMKYCWMWSFKDRPAFSAVAKLLESSLHLAAVKPLHVPEVIDLLEYSRKAGLLP; translated from the exons ATGTTTAACCATACACCTCGCAGGccaaatccccccccccaatggCATTGTGATGGCCCCGTCCCTTCGCCCCTCTTACACTCGTTGAGACTGACACAAGTATACACGGTGACCAGATGCGCCGAACCCGGTCCCTCTCTCACTCGCTGCTCAGGTGAGGCGTCGCCGGGTCCGCTGGCCGTGGTCATCATCCCTTGTCTGTTGGCGCTCGGCACGGTTTCGGTGGTGGCTCTGATTTTCTACAGCCTCCACAAGAACCAACGGAGAGCAGGCCGCGCCTCGTCTCAGCTCGCAAACG GCCAGCGGAGACCACCCCCGACTGCCGCCTCTGTAAGCGCTCCAAAGGCCCAGCGGGCTCTGCGTCCCTGGGAGATCCCCGAGGAGTGTGTTCTCGAGGGACTCCAATGGTGGCGGACGGGCCGCTACGGCCCCGTTTATAAAGGTCTGCTGCGGAGGAGAGACGGTCCCTCCTCCGCCGTGGTGGTGAAGTCCCTTCGAG ATGGCCCCAACCACCCGGAAGCTAAGGAGTTCGTGGAGTGGCTCCTGTTCCACGCCGCCGTGTGTAAGCACGAGAATGTGGTGCAGATGTTGCACTGCCAGACCGAGCGTCCGCCCATGTATCTGGTCTTGAGCGCCTGCAGCCCTGGGAACCTCCTTCACTTCCTCTGGACGCTCCGAAAT AATCCTAACACTGCGGATCCACTGCAGAACTTCTCCGAGAGGTCAGTGTTTCTGGTGGCAAAGCAGGTTGCAGCCGGCCTG GATTACCTGGTGTCAGAGCACAGGCTGGTGCACGGCGATGTTGCCGCCAGGAACATCTTAATTGGCCCCGGCCTCTCAGCCCGGGTGTCTGGGCTGGGCGCAGCGTTTGGCGGACGCGCAGCGGACTCCGCAATTAGGCGGAGGGCGGCGGAGGTGCCGCTCAAATGGCAGGCTCCAGAGAGGATTATGATGCGGCTCAGCATCGACAGGAGCGACGT GTGGTCGTTTGGAATCCTACTGTATGAACTGGTTACCTTAG GCTCACCTCCGTACCCTGAGCTAGAGCCTCTGTCCGTCCTTCCAAAGCTTCGGGGGTATTATCGAATGAAGAGACCAGGGAATTGCGGAACACATTT GTATGACCTGATGAAGTACTGCTGGATGTGGAGTTTCAAAGACCGACCCGCCTTCTCAGCCGTCGCGAAGCTGCTGGAGTCCTCACTGCACCTGGCGGCCGTTAAGCCCCTTCACGTTCCTGAGGTCATAGACCTGCTGGAGTATAGCCGAAAGGCGGGACTGCTCCCGTAA
- the tmem269 gene encoding transmembrane protein 269 isoform X3 translates to MILLTSSSGFFQCTNKLFLSDQATGLQIKEFARKNAANALSVANMVMGMASILSSLNGHHHAACWLVLIGYLLDLADGAVARRLDACSALGAKLDDFADFTTFGIATSLLLRTSDLLDNILCMCYVLSVFVRLCFFSSGIPFMYRGLPCIYSSAILASASLLSGGNMGVLRVIAVAMILFMISQNFYPHDRVLESQAWKKVVYAGGVVMVFCSSFPPACVYYLLWSVSYILFPTSLWSSKV, encoded by the exons ATGATCCTCCTGACTTCCTCCTCTG GTTTCTTCCAGTGCACCAACAAGCTCTTTCTGAGCGATCAGGCCACAGGGCTCCAGATCAAGGAGTTTGCGCGTAAAAATGCGGCAAATGCTCTGTCAGTTGCCAACATGGTCATGGGCATGGCCTCCATTCTCAGCAGCCTCAATGG GCACCATCATGCCGCATGTTGGCTGGTTCTGATTGGCTACCTGCTGGATTTGGCAGATGGAGCAGTTGCCAGGCGACTCGATGCCTGCTCGGCACTGG GTGCGAAGCTGGATGATTTTGCCGACTTCACAACCTTCGGGATCGCCACGTCGCTGCTCCTGAGGACATCTGACCTGCTGGACAACATCCTGTGCATGTGTTACGTCCTGTCTGTGTTCGTCCGCCTCTGTTTCTTCTCAAGCG GGATCCCATTCATGTACCGTGGCCTGCCCTGCATCTACTCCTCTGCCATCCTGGCCAGCGCCTCTCTGCTGTCAGGGGGAAACATGGGCGTGCTGCGCGTCATCGCAGTGGCCATGATCCTCTTCATGATCAGTCAGAACTTCTACCCCCATGACAGAGTGCTGGAGTCCCAGGCCTGGAAGAAAGTTGTTTACGCCGGAG GAGTTGTCATGGTGTTCTGCTCTTCCTTCCCCCCTGCTTGTGTGTACTATCTGCTGTGGTCTGTCTCCTACATTCTGTTCCCAACATCCCTTTGGAGCAGTAAAGTGTAA
- the tmem269 gene encoding transmembrane protein 269 isoform X1, with protein MLAEGAFLCAYRAPRGAAGGRAKNTSESRGPREQRQSGTMRGALKDGPTAELRGTERATLSRVSIGAISGDKVKLLYCEPETIMILLTSSSGFFQCTNKLFLSDQATGLQIKEFARKNAANALSVANMVMGMASILSSLNGHHHAACWLVLIGYLLDLADGAVARRLDACSALGAKLDDFADFTTFGIATSLLLRTSDLLDNILCMCYVLSVFVRLCFFSSGIPFMYRGLPCIYSSAILASASLLSGGNMGVLRVIAVAMILFMISQNFYPHDRVLESQAWKKVVYAGGVVMVFCSSFPPACVYYLLWSVSYILFPTSLWSSKV; from the exons ATGCTCGCGGAAGGTGCGTTTCTCTGTGCGTACCGAGCCCCCCGCGGAGCGGCCGGGGGACGCGCGAAAAACACCAGCGAGAGCCGTGGCCCCCGGGAGCAGAGGCAGAGTGGGACGATGCGGGGAGCGTTAAAGGACGGGCCAACGGCCGAGCTCCGCGGCACAGAGCGCGCCACGTTGTCCAGGGTTTCCATCGGCGCGATTTCAGGAGATAAAGTAAAG ctgTTGTATTGTGAGCCAGAGACGATCATGATCCTCCTGACTTCCTCCTCTG GTTTCTTCCAGTGCACCAACAAGCTCTTTCTGAGCGATCAGGCCACAGGGCTCCAGATCAAGGAGTTTGCGCGTAAAAATGCGGCAAATGCTCTGTCAGTTGCCAACATGGTCATGGGCATGGCCTCCATTCTCAGCAGCCTCAATGG GCACCATCATGCCGCATGTTGGCTGGTTCTGATTGGCTACCTGCTGGATTTGGCAGATGGAGCAGTTGCCAGGCGACTCGATGCCTGCTCGGCACTGG GTGCGAAGCTGGATGATTTTGCCGACTTCACAACCTTCGGGATCGCCACGTCGCTGCTCCTGAGGACATCTGACCTGCTGGACAACATCCTGTGCATGTGTTACGTCCTGTCTGTGTTCGTCCGCCTCTGTTTCTTCTCAAGCG GGATCCCATTCATGTACCGTGGCCTGCCCTGCATCTACTCCTCTGCCATCCTGGCCAGCGCCTCTCTGCTGTCAGGGGGAAACATGGGCGTGCTGCGCGTCATCGCAGTGGCCATGATCCTCTTCATGATCAGTCAGAACTTCTACCCCCATGACAGAGTGCTGGAGTCCCAGGCCTGGAAGAAAGTTGTTTACGCCGGAG GAGTTGTCATGGTGTTCTGCTCTTCCTTCCCCCCTGCTTGTGTGTACTATCTGCTGTGGTCTGTCTCCTACATTCTGTTCCCAACATCCCTTTGGAGCAGTAAAGTGTAA
- the tmem269 gene encoding transmembrane protein 269 isoform X2, whose translation MLAEGAFLCAYRAPRGAAGGRAKNTSESRGPREQRQSGTMRGALKDGPTAELRGTERATLSRVSIGAISGDKLLYCEPETIMILLTSSSGFFQCTNKLFLSDQATGLQIKEFARKNAANALSVANMVMGMASILSSLNGHHHAACWLVLIGYLLDLADGAVARRLDACSALGAKLDDFADFTTFGIATSLLLRTSDLLDNILCMCYVLSVFVRLCFFSSGIPFMYRGLPCIYSSAILASASLLSGGNMGVLRVIAVAMILFMISQNFYPHDRVLESQAWKKVVYAGGVVMVFCSSFPPACVYYLLWSVSYILFPTSLWSSKV comes from the exons ATGCTCGCGGAAGGTGCGTTTCTCTGTGCGTACCGAGCCCCCCGCGGAGCGGCCGGGGGACGCGCGAAAAACACCAGCGAGAGCCGTGGCCCCCGGGAGCAGAGGCAGAGTGGGACGATGCGGGGAGCGTTAAAGGACGGGCCAACGGCCGAGCTCCGCGGCACAGAGCGCGCCACGTTGTCCAGGGTTTCCATCGGCGCGATTTCAGGAGATAAA ctgTTGTATTGTGAGCCAGAGACGATCATGATCCTCCTGACTTCCTCCTCTG GTTTCTTCCAGTGCACCAACAAGCTCTTTCTGAGCGATCAGGCCACAGGGCTCCAGATCAAGGAGTTTGCGCGTAAAAATGCGGCAAATGCTCTGTCAGTTGCCAACATGGTCATGGGCATGGCCTCCATTCTCAGCAGCCTCAATGG GCACCATCATGCCGCATGTTGGCTGGTTCTGATTGGCTACCTGCTGGATTTGGCAGATGGAGCAGTTGCCAGGCGACTCGATGCCTGCTCGGCACTGG GTGCGAAGCTGGATGATTTTGCCGACTTCACAACCTTCGGGATCGCCACGTCGCTGCTCCTGAGGACATCTGACCTGCTGGACAACATCCTGTGCATGTGTTACGTCCTGTCTGTGTTCGTCCGCCTCTGTTTCTTCTCAAGCG GGATCCCATTCATGTACCGTGGCCTGCCCTGCATCTACTCCTCTGCCATCCTGGCCAGCGCCTCTCTGCTGTCAGGGGGAAACATGGGCGTGCTGCGCGTCATCGCAGTGGCCATGATCCTCTTCATGATCAGTCAGAACTTCTACCCCCATGACAGAGTGCTGGAGTCCCAGGCCTGGAAGAAAGTTGTTTACGCCGGAG GAGTTGTCATGGTGTTCTGCTCTTCCTTCCCCCCTGCTTGTGTGTACTATCTGCTGTGGTCTGTCTCCTACATTCTGTTCCCAACATCCCTTTGGAGCAGTAAAGTGTAA